In Zygosaccharomyces rouxii strain CBS732 chromosome F complete sequence, a single window of DNA contains:
- a CDS encoding uncharacterized protein (highly similar to uniprot|P38716 Saccharomyces cerevisiae YHR112C Hypothetical ORF) translates to MVDLATLLLHGDDEHNRVTDVAPPINVASTFRYDNDNLVPWRDITNLDCLDEYPVYSREGHPNGVRLEALFSRFLGGHAVCYSCGLGGFLSAMVHFNPKRVFMDQCYHGVQGIVGIMKRNYGVERYGLADIEKHAQKGDIVHVETPINPFGTSLDISELARRAHAKGALLMVDSTFAPPPLQNAWDFGADMIMHSATKYFGGHSDLLSGVLVVKDKETASKLKEDRICLGSNISNLDSYLLLRSLRTYDLRIKRQSESATKIVQYLNDHKNDFPALDKLYHSSLQSDDFVKKQLSGGYGPVFSLTLKTEEQCKKFCSSLKLFQHATSLGGVESLVEWRAMCDSDIDQCLVRVSIGCESAEDLTNDLTTVLSQL, encoded by the coding sequence ATGGTTGATCTAGCAACTCTACTACTTCATGGTGACGACGAGCACAACAGGGTGACCGACGTGGCACCACCAATTAATGTGGCATCTACATTTCGCTACGACAACGATAACTTGGTTCCCTGGAGGGATATAACCAACCTCGACTGTCTGGATGAATATCCAGTGTACTCGAGAGAGGGCCATCCTAACGGTGTTAGATTGGAAGCTTTGTTCTCTCGTTTTCTCGGCGGACACGCAGTTTGCTACTCGTGTGGtcttggtggatttttGAGTGCCATGGTTCATTTCAATCCAAAGAGAGTGTTTATGGATCAATGCTATCATGGTGTCCAGGGCATTGTGGGTATTATGAAGCGTAACTACGGCGTAGAGAGATATGGCCTTGCCGACATCGAGAAGCATGCTCAAAAGGGTGATATCGTTCACGTGGAGACCCCAATCAATCCATTTGGTACTTCTCTAGATATAAGCGAATTAGCTCGTCGTGCTCATGCCAAGGGTGCTTTATTGATGGTGGATTCAACTTTTGCACCACCTCCACTGCAAAATGCTTGGGATTTCGGTGCTGATATGATCATGCATTCTGCCACTAAATATTTCGGCGGTCATTCTGATTTGTTGAGTGGTGTTCTAGTCGTCAAGGATAAGGAAACAGCTAGTAAATTGAAAGAGGATAGAATTTGTTTGGGTTCCAACATTTCCAACTTGGACAGTTACCTGCTTTTAAGATCATTGAGGACTTACGATTTGAGAATCAAAAGACAATCTGAAAGTGCTACTAAGATTGTCCAGTACTTGAATGATCACAAGAACGATTTCCCTGCACTTGACAAGCTGTACCATTCCTCTTTGCAAAGCGACGATTTTGTCAAGAAACAGTTGAGCGGCGGCTACGGTCCTGTATTTTCTTTAACCTTGAAGACGGAAGAGCAGTGCAAGAAATTCTGCAGCTCTCTGAAACTTTTCCAACATGCAACTTCCCTCGGTGGTGTAGAATCTCTAGTCGAGTGGAGAGCTATGTGTGATTCAGATATCGATCAGTGTCTTGTTAGAGTCTCTATAGGATGTGAATCTGCAGAGGACTTGACCAATGACTTGACCACTGTTCTATCTCAACTATAA
- the NAR1 gene encoding iron-sulfur cluster assembly protein NAR1 (similar to uniprot|P23503 YNL240C Saccharomyces cerevisiae NAR1 Nuclear architecture related protein component of the cytosolic iron-sulfur (FeS) protein assembly machinery): MSAKLSEEDLNDYIAPGPICINPAGSSSSNKAASNANGTPSDELEVGQESSEPEKVSISLQDCLACAGCITSSEEVLLSKQSHTVFLDAWKQLQGSSKILVISVAPQCRLSLAQYFGLSLPQMDKALLNIFASVLHCRYAVGTELGRVIAIQHTNEHLFKLKKQQSINNDGNTKRGTPRLCSVCPGFVLYAEKTRPELVPLLLNVKSPQQVTGSLLKQTLPPEQEIYHLSLMPCFDKKLEASRPDAVEEGVDCVLTPREFLAIMQELQIDIKDHLNVDLAASAHELSPPGWDPQVHWASNAGSSSGGYAFQYARYLQSLNPGSQIHILNGRNGDVREYRVTASDDQQKVFGSTSELYGFRNIQNMVRKLKGAQRGGRVVVRKRGANKGDSAQNGATMQADPYEGEFIEVMACPGGCINGGGLLSGESSVKRRATAQVLDERYEKEFVELDPLNLPLGSASEKSYEYEFHAIEKSTNVVSMSSEW, encoded by the coding sequence ATGAGTGCAAAActttctgaagaagatttgaacGATTATATTGCGCCTGGACCCATCTGTATTAATCCTGCTGGTAGTTCATCCTCTAACAAGGCTGCTTCTAATGCAAACGGGACGCCTTCTGATGAATTAGAGGTAGGACAAGAATCAAGTGAGCCTGAGAAAGTCTCTATATCACTACAGGACTGTCTGGCATGTGCAGGATGTATTACATCAAGTGAAGAAGTTTTACTCAGTAAGCAGAGTCATACCGTTTTCCTTGATGCCTGGAAGCAACTACAGGGATcttctaaaattttagtTATTAGCGTTGCTCCCCAGTGTAGACTATCTTTGGCTCAGTACTTTGGGTTGTCTCTACCACAAATGGATAAGGCACTTTTAAATATATTTGCCAGCGTCTTACACTGTCGATATGCTGTCGGTACGGAATTAGGTAGAGTTATTGCCATCCAACATACGAATGAACATTTGTTTAAATTAAAAAAACAACAGAGTATTAACAACGATGGGAATACAAAGAGAGGCACACCACGTCTTTGTAGTGTATGTCCAGGGTTTGTCCTATATGCTGAAAAGACGAGGCCGGAATTGGTACCGCTATTATTAAATGTCAAATCACCTCAGCAAGTGACCGGTTCTTTATTGAAACAGACGTTACCACCAGAAcaagaaatttatcatttaTCGCTTATGCCCTGTTTTGACAAAAAATTGGAGGCTTCAAGACCTGATGCCGTGGAAGAAGGTGTTGATTGCGTTTTAACaccaagagaatttttggCCATTATGCAAGAGCTACAAATCGATATAAAGGATCATTTAAATGTTGATTTAGCGGCTTCTGCACACGAGTTATCACCACCAGGTTGGGACCCGCAGGTGCACTGGGCTTCTAATGCCGGTAGCAGTTCAGGTGGTTATGCGTTCCAATACGCTAGGTATCTGCAATCATTAAATCCAGGTTCACAAATACACATTTTAAATGGTCGTAATGGTGACGTTCGTGAATATCGTGTGACGGCTTCAGATGATCAGCAAAAGGTCTTTGGATCGACAAGTGAACTATATGGATTTCGTAACATTCAAAACATGGTGAGGAAACTCAAGGGTGCACAAAGAGGCGGACGTGTCGTAGTGCGTAAACGTGGTGCTAACAAGGGTGATTCTGCTCAAAATGGTGCTACTATGCAAGCTGATCCCTATGAAGGAGAATTCATAGAAGTAATGGCATGTCCTGGGGGTTGTATCAACGGTGGTGGTCTACTAAGTGGTGAAAGCAGCGTTAAGCGTAGAGCCACTGCTCAAGTTCTAGATGAAAGGTATGAGAAGGAGTTCGTAGAATTAGACCCCTTGAACTTACCTTTGGGATCTGCATCAGAGAAATCTTACGAATACGAGTTCCatgcaattgaaaagagtacAAATGTAGTATCGATGAGCAGTGAGTGGTGA
- the ZWF1 gene encoding glucose-6-phosphate dehydrogenase (highly similar to uniprot|P11412 YNL241C Saccharomyces cerevisiae ZWF1 Glucose-6-phosphate dehydrogenase), with translation MSVKYAKDTSIVVFGASGDLAKKKTFPALFGLFREGHLDATTRIYGYARSKLTKEELKERILPNLKRPSGAEGDAKVHKFFTMLHYVHGPYDTPEGYVKLKEVIEQHEEEVGVKEPHRLFYFALPPGVFLSVATEIKKNLYVPNGGTRLIVEKPFGHDLKSSRELQENLAPLFSEDEIYRIDHYLGKELVKNLLVLRFGNTVLNAAWNKENLQSIVISFKEPFGTEGRGGYFDSIGIIRDIMQNHLLQVLTLVTMERPVSFDAESVRDEKVKVLKAFAPIDHKDLLVGQYAKSADGSKPGYKDDETVDPKSKQLTFAALPFRINNERWDGVPIIMRAGKALNEGKVEIRLQYKDVASGVFQDIPQNELVIRIQPDPAVYMKFNAKTPGLSNVAQVTDLDLTYSSRYKDFWIPEAYEVLIKDALEGDHSNFVRDDELDVSWKLFTPLLEYLEGPEAPPPAEYPYGSRGPPGLREYMEKHGYTIAEQHNHPYTWPVTSPGSKERVRRASYAGKRW, from the coding sequence ATGTCTGTTAAGTACGCTAAGGACACATCAATTGTCGTATTTGGCGCCTCTGGTGATCTtgccaagaagaagacttTTCCAGCCCTTTTCGGCCTTTTCAGAGAGGGCCATTTAGACGCAACTACCAGAATCTATGGTTATGCCCGTTCtaaattgaccaaagaAGAGctaaaagaaagaatccTGCCAAACCTAAAGAGACCATCTGGTGCTGAAGGTGACGCTAAGGTCCacaaattctttaccaTGTTGCATTACGTTCACGGTCCTTACGACACCCCTGAAGGTTACGTTAAGCTAAAAGAAGTTATTGAGCAACACGAGGAGGAAGTCGGCGTTAAGGAACCTCACCGTTTGTTCTACTTCGCTTTGCCACCAGGCGTTTTCTTGTCTGTGGCAACGGAGATTAAGAAAAACCTTTACGTCCCTAACGGTGGTACGAGACTAATCGTGGAGAAGCCATTCGGACATGACTTGAAGAGTTCTAGagaattacaagagaaCTTGGCACCTTTGTTCTCCGAAGACGAAATATATAGAATCGACCACTATTTGGGGAAGGAGCTTGTAAAAAACCTATTGGTGCTTAGATTTGGCAACACTGTCCTCAACGCTGCATGGAACAAGGAGAATCTCCAAAGCATTGTCATCTCTTTCAAGGAGCCATTCGGTACCGAGGGCCGTGGTGGTTACTTCGACTCTATCGGTATAATCAGGGATATTATGCAAAACCACCTTCTGCAGGTGCTCACTCTAGTTACCATGGAGCGTCCGGTGTCGTTTGACGCGGAGTCGGTCCGTGACGAAAAAGTTAAGGTACTAAAGGCATTTGCCCCAATCGATCACAAGGACTTGTTGGTCGGTCAATATGCCAAGTCTGCCGACGGTTCCAAACCAGGTTACAAGGATGATGAGACTGTCGACCCTAAGTCCAAGCAATTGACTTTTGCAGCCCTACCTTTCAGAATCAACAACGAACGTTGGGATGGTGTTCCAATCATCATGAGAGCTGGTAAGGCCCTAAACGAAGGTAAGGTCGAGATCAGATTGCAATACAAAGACGTCGCTTCTGGCGTGTTCCAGGACATTCCCCAAAACGAGTTGGTCATCAGAATCCAACCAGACCCAGCTGTCTACATGAAGTTCAATGCCAAGACCCCAGGTCTATCCAACGTCGCTCAAGTGACAGACTTGGACTTGACCTACTCTAGTAGATACAAGGACTTCTGGATCCCTGAAGCTTACGAAGTGTTGATTAAAGATGCTCTAGAAGGTGACCACTCCAACTTTGTCAGAGACGATGAGTTGGACGTCAGTTGGAAGTTGTTCACTCCATTGctagaatatttggaaggTCCTGAGGCACCACCTCCAGCCGAATATCCTTATGGTTCTAGGGGCCCACCTGGCTTGAGAGAATACATGGAAAAGCATGGTTACACCATTGCAGAGCAACACAACCATCCTTACACTTGGCCAGTTACTTCTCCAGGATCTAAGGAACGCGTTAGAAGGGCAAGCTACGCTGGCAAACGCTGGTAA
- the LRG1 gene encoding GTPase-activating protein LRG1 (similar to uniprot|P35688 Saccharomyces cerevisiae YDL240W LRG1 Putative GTPase-activating protein (GAP) involved in the Pkc1p-mediated signaling pathway that controls cell wall integrity appears to specifically regulate 1 3-beta-glucan synthesis), which translates to MQAMPDAQPKQVKQHPPQRQNPHHPRNHRPINQNNPRIGLNKQPHHGSRSSKKVCSRCTDPITQGSRQGKTTLKALGKYYHEDCFTCADCGKFLKPKYFPYEVAKTKETVLLCQYDYFRRHNLLCHVCDKPLRGLYYTAFGERYDEEHFSCTICGTPCGVKKCFMFQDQLYCKYHFLKYFSKRCSGCHYPISDQYIEFPKGEEIYTWHPECYGIHKYWHVNLSAETLGLPSFPTVKFEKDNPKDSDLNPLPTDLEKQMQAFNSILSKTWSVLYKYEEETAACISDMFQYLANSNQLQGIASTALFVLKVECLFKALGSVENSNIEISPVLGRHKLSLTAPETNNSNENMNLKYSKFPRNLSTKIMIYLQLLRKMGSEPRDTKVTVSSFMSVITGLTHFLKLLTRYGLYNALEGNRQMRSPNSLVRFLREVEKNELFEGDPFSFIDVSINATDNCASCGKYIQEDCIQYHEKRWHLHCFYCSSCQQRIQPQDKGDATYNKDSNRILCSHCSVEDPMSLPGFNYVTKLAQLIFLLKIALVRSKAVLEVQLKTKAVKKDGNDANQSMLMQQIYIRTLNDIKRLKSRREYVQLERDKSEARKSVILETTESDVNLKPSDKNKGLVIKTEPASSLDSSSGNVFSNTKTLTLDDISRIVAAEQARELRPNAFTYFKKLKESDDDDVGVLAKKSGVYYSELSTVELNLLRVISLSLLVLDKRIVTEEFDPSHLGPFILKDEKSSPSNSFWWRMKNKMNKEQRRQDQPLKVFGTPLDILSEKFGVESDLGVGPSKIRIPIIVDELISSLRQMDMSVEGIFRKNGNIRRLKELALFIDNNPGETPDLSKENAIQLSALLKKFIRELPDPLLTTSLYKLWVNAAKLEEEHERQRIIYLIYSVLPENNRNVLEVLLSFLCWTGSFSHMENEVGSKMDIHNLSTVITPNILGLPDDGVPQGPSPEVPDPVYDTFAQNEGGHYFLAIEVVDFLITRNEDMGIVPKFLMSLMRDVQDKKLDEFESIQKYIHEKVKSKSVDFSEFEVDRTVKMKHSTSVVTQGDTNN; encoded by the coding sequence ATGCAGGCCATGCCCGATGCCCAGCCGAAACAAGTCAAGCAACATCCCCCTCAACGTCAAAATCCGCACCATCCTCGTAATCATCGCCCAATTAATCAAAATAATCCAAGAATAGGTCTCAATAAACAGCCGCATCATGGATCTAGAAGTTCGAAGAAAGTATGTTCTAGGTGTACTGATCCCATTACTCAAGGAAGTCGACAAGGAAAAACTACTTTGAAAGCTCTCGGTAAATATTATCATGAAGACTGTTTTACGTGCGCAGATTGTGGGAAGTTTTTAAAACCTAAATATTTCCCTTATGAAGTGGCAAAGACTAAGGAAACCGTATTATTGTGCCAATACGATTACTTCAGAAGGCATAATTTATTATGTCATGTTTGCGATAAACCACTCCGTGGGTTGTATTATACGGCATTTGGTGAGAGATACGATGAGGAACATTTTTCATGCACAATTTGTGGGACACCCTGCGGTGTTAAAAAATGCTTTATGtttcaagatcaattgTATTGCAAATATCattttctcaaatatttctCTAAACGCTGCAGTGGATGTCATTATCCAATTTCCGATCAATATATCGAATTTCCCAAAGGCGAGGAAATTTATACTTGGCATCCAGAATGTTATGGTATTCATAAATATTGGCATGTCAATCTATCAGCAGAAACGTTAGGATTACCATCTTTTCCGACCgttaaatttgaaaaggataatCCAAAAGATTCAGATTTGAATCCACTGCCGACTGATTTGGAAAAGCAGATGCAGGCTTTTAATTCTATTTTATCGAAAACTTGGTCTGTGCTCTACaaatatgaagaagaaactgCTGCATGTATATCAGATATGTTCCAATATTTGGCAAATTCTAATCAATTACAAGGTATCGCTTCCACTGCATTGTTTGTCTTAAAAGTGGAATGTCTCTTTAAAGCACTAGGATCCGTTGAGAATTCgaatattgaaatttcccCGGTCTTGGGTCGTCATAAACTTTCGCTAACAGCTCCTGAGACTAACAAcagtaatgaaaatatgAATTTAAAATACAGCAAATTCCCTCGTAATCTTTCCACCAAAATCATGATTTATTTACAACTATTAAGAAAAATGGGTTCAGAACCTCGTGATACTAAAGTTACCGTCTCATCTTTCATGTCAGTGATTACTGGATTAACCCATTTTTTGAAGCTTTTGACACGTTACGGTCTTTACAATGCCCTTGAAGGGAATCGACAAATGCGTTCTCCAAATTCATTGGTAAGGTTTTTACGTGAAGTAGAAAAAAACGAACTTTTTGAGGGTgatccattttcatttattGATGTTTCCATTAATGCTACCGATAATTGTGCATCTTGTGGGAAATATATTCAAGAGGATTGTATCCAGTACCATGAAAAAAGATGGCATCTGCATTGCTTTTATTGCTCCTCTTGTCAACAGAGGATTCAACCACAAGATAAGGGTGATGCCACTTATAATAAGGACTCAAATCGTATTTTGTGTTCACATTGTTCGGTAGAAGATCCTATGTCGTTACCTGGTTTCAACTATGTGACCAAATTAGCGCAACTAATATTCCTTCTGAAGATCGCTTTGGTTCGATCCAAGGCAGTTCTTGAAGTTCAATTAAAGACAAAAGCTGTAAAGAAGGATGGCAATGATGCCAACCAATCGATGTTGATGCAACAAATATATATCAGAACCCTTAACGATATTAAGAGGTTGAAGTCAAGACGAGAATATGTCCAATTGGAACGTGATAAGTCAGAAGCTAGAAAATCTGTCATCCTAGAGACCACAGAATCTGATGTTAATTTGAAGCCTTCAGATAAAAACAAAGGATTGGTAATTAAAACAGAACCAGCTAGTTCCCTTGATAGTAGTTCAGGGAATGTTTTTAGCAACACTAAGACTTTAACTTTAGATGATATTTCCAGAATTGTGGCCGCGGAACAGGCAAGAGAGTTGAGACCAAACGCATTTacatatttcaaaaaattgaaagaaagcgatgatgatgacgtGGGTGTCCTTGCAAAGAAAAGCGGTGTCTATTATTCTGAATTGAGCACCGTCGAATTGAATTTACTAAGAGTAATAAGTTTATCTCTCTTGGTGTTGGACAAAAGAATAGTtactgaagaatttgatccaTCTCATTTGGGACCtttcattttgaaagatgaaaaatcgaGTCCCTCAAATAGCTTTTGGTGGAGAATGAAAAACAAGATGAataaagaacaaagaagaCAGGATCAACCTTTGAAGGTGTTTGGCACACCGTTGGATATTTTGTCCGAAAAATTCGGAGTTGAGTCAGATCTCGGTGTAGGACCCTCTAAGATTAGAATACCGATTATTGTGGACGAACTTATCTCATCGCTTAGGCAAATGGATATGTCTGTGGAAGGTATTTTCAGGAAAAACGGTAACATTAGGCggttgaaagaattggcatTATTCATCGATAATAATCCCGGTGAGACACCCGACCTATCTAAAGAAAATGCGATTCAATTGTCCGCactgttgaaaaaatttatcaGGGAACTACCGGATCCATTGTTAACCACTTCGTTATACAAACTATGGGTTAATGCGGCCAAACTGGAAGAAGAGCATGAAAGACAAAGAATTATCTATTTAATTTACAGTGTTCTTCCTGAAAACAACAGAAACGTGCTTGAAGTCCtactttcatttttatGTTGGACTGGCTCATTCTCTCACATGGAAAATGAAGTGGGATCCAAGATGGATATTCACAATCTTTCCACAGTGATAACGCCAAATATTCTTGGGCTACCTGATGACGGTGTACCTCAAGGACCATCTCCTGAAGTACCTGATCCTGTTTACGATACGTTTGCTCAAAATGAAGGTGGGCATTACTTTTTGGCCATTGAAGTGGTGGATTTCCTCATTACGCGCAATGAAGATATGGGTATAGTccccaaatttttaatgtCGTTGATGAGGGATGTGCAGGACAAGAAATTGGACGAATTCGAATCGATTCAAAAGTACATTCATGAGAAAGTAAAGTCCAAGAGCGTAGACTTCTCAGAGTTTGAAGTGGATAGAACGGTTAAGATGAAGCATTCTACATCTGTGGTAACGCAAGGTGATACTAATAACTAA
- the LAP3 gene encoding bleomycin hydrolase (highly similar to gnl|GLV|CAGL0J07568g Candida glabrata CAGL0J07568g and similar to YNL239W uniprot|Q01532 Saccharomyces cerevisiae YNL239W LAP3 Aminopeptidase of cysteine protease family has a DNA binding activity and acts as bleomycin hydrolase in vitro transcription is regulated by galactose via Gal4p) → MTPLTRTMSSLNIRNLTHWDKELKQDRAHRLAATVLKNCNADEALLNRSRLQELENRSFNHQVTVDQLPVTNQRSSGRCWLFAATNQLRLNVIQKLNLKEFELSQSYLFFYDKLEKANYFLDQIVQTREEPVDSRLVQHLLKSPTEDGGQYSMFLNLVRKYGLIPKDIYGDLPYSTIASSKWNSLLTSKLREFAQQLREPSSKDEDTAEKLTSMQRELFEIFTLFMDLPPVQPDEEFTWTYSDKDKKLHTIKTTPLNFAKEYAQLDDTKPVSLINDPRHEFGSIIEIDRLGNVLGGEKVRYLNLENDTLSQLVVDCIKNNKAVFFGSHTPRYMNKKFGIMDLQSWNYDAIGYHLNQSKEARIRYGESLMTHAMLITGVHVDESTGKPLRYRVENSWGKDSGKEGSYVMTQEYFEQYSFQIVVDVDQLPQELAEKFHNEQEKPILLPLWDPMGALAE, encoded by the coding sequence ATGACCCCATTGACACGTACAATGTCCAGTCTAAATATCCGTAACCTGACCCATTGGGACAAAGAGCTCAAGCAAGACCGCGCTCACCGACTAGCAGCCACTGTGCTTAAGAATTGCAATGCAGATGAAGCACTTTTGAACCGTAGTCGTctacaagaattagaaaatcGCTCGTTCAATCATCAAGTTACAGTAGATCAGTTACCAGTTACCAATCAAAGATCTTCAGGACGTTGCTGGTTGTTTGCAGCTACCAATCAATTAAGACTCAACGTAATTCAAAAACTGAATCTAAAGGAATTTGAATTATCACAGTCATACCTCTTCTTCTATGATAAATTAGAAAAGGCCAATTATTTTTTGGATCAGATTGTACAAACCCGTGAAGAACCTGTGGATTCAAGGTTGGTTCAACACTTATTGAAGTCCCCCACTGAAGATGGTGGTCAGTACAGTATGTTTCTCAATTTGGTTCGCAAGTATGGTTTAATTCCAAAGGATATCTACGGTGATTTGCCTTACTCGACCATTGCATCAAGTAAATGGAATTCTCTATTGACTTCCAAATTACGTGAATTTGCACAACAACTCCGTGAACCATCTTctaaggatgaagatacagcagaaaaattgactTCCATGCAACGtgaattgtttgaaattttcacTCTTTTCATGGATCTACCACCAGTGCAACCTGATGAGGAATTTACCTGGACCTATTCAGACAAGGATAAGAAGTTGCATACTATTAAGACGACTCCATTGAACTTTGCTAAGGAATATGCTCAGTTGGACGATACAAAACCAGTTTCATTAATCAACGATCCCCGCCACGAGTTCGGTAGTATCATCGAAATTGATCGTTTGGGTAACGTTCTAGGAGGTGAGAAAGTGagatatttgaatttggagAATGACACTTTATCACAATTAGTAGTCGATTGtatcaagaacaacaaaGCCGTTTTCTTTGGATCACACACCCCTCGTTAtatgaataaaaaattcgGTATCATGGATTTGCAATCATGGAACTACGACGCCATCGGTTACCATTTGAACCAATCCAAGGAAGCTCGTATTCGTTATGGAGAATCTTTAATGACACATGCAATGTTGATCACTGGTGTCCATGTAGATGAATCAACGGGAAAGCCACTTCGTTACCGTGTGGAAAATTCTTGGGGTAAGGACTCGGGTAAGGAAGGGTCATACGTTATGACTCAAGAGTATTTTGAACAATACTCCTTCCAAATCGTCGTTGATGTCGACCAATTGCCACAAGAATTAGCAGAAAAATTCCAcaatgaacaagaaaaacCAATTTTACTACCATTATGGGATCCAATGGGAGCATTAGCAGAATAA